The Populus alba chromosome 6, ASM523922v2, whole genome shotgun sequence genome contains a region encoding:
- the LOC118030591 gene encoding pentatricopeptide repeat-containing protein At2g37310: MWRNNISNTFTNGQHDYLLYGRLFKYFTDNRLPLQAKQLHARLLLSSSTLGNYLGARLINLYSKTKHIHHARHVFDQIPHKNTFSYNAMLIAYTTNNHHKETINLFSSLLLSSSGDLQPNNYSITCLLKSLSSLSMVTDVCLGKEIHCFVLRRGLVEDVFVENALISFYSKCLAVGFARKLFDKMRERDVVTWNSMIAGYAQAGFFKECKELYREMVALPGVKPNAVTVLSVLQACMQSQDLVFGMEVHRYIVDNKVELDVLVCNALIGLYAKCGSLDYARELFDEMSEKDEVTYGAIISGYMAHGVVDKGMELFREMKSRVLSTWNAVISGLVQNNRHEGVVDLVREMQGFGFRPNAVTLSSVLPTLSYFSNLKGGKEIHGYAVKNGYDRNIYVATAIIDTYAKLGYLFGAQYVFDQSKERSLIIWTAIIAAHAAHGDANSALTFFDEMLSNGIQPDHVTFTAVLAACAHCGMVDKAWEIFNSMSKKYGIQPLGEHYACMVGVLGRAGRLSQATEFISTMPIEPNAKVWGALLHGASLCVDVELGKLACDHLFEIEPENTGNYAIMANLYSQAGKWKEADEVRERMVQCGVKKIPGSSWIETSNGL, encoded by the coding sequence ATGTGGCGCAATAACATATCAAACACCTTCACCAATGGCCAACACGACTATCTCTTATACGGTCGTCTGTTCAAGTATTTTACAGACAACCGTCTTCCTCTCCAAGCCAAACAACTTCACGCACGCCTCCTACTCTCTTCATCAACGCTTGGAAACTACCTCGGTGCGAGACTCATCAATTTATACTCGAAAACCAAACACATCCACCACGCACGCCATGTGTTCGACCAGATTCCCCATAAAAACACCTTTTCTTATAACGCCATGTTGATTGCTTACACTACGAACAACCACCATAAAGAGACAATAAACTTGTTTTCTTCGTTGTTATTGTCTTCTTCTGGGGATTTGCAACCCAATAATTATTCGATAACGTGCCTTTTGAAGTCGTTATCGAGCTTGTCGATGGTTACCGATGTTTGTTTGGGTAAGGAGattcattgttttgttttgagacGTGGGCTTGTTGAGGATGTTTTCGTAGAGAATGCTTTGATTAGTTTTTATTCGAAATGTTTAGCTGTGGGTTTTGCGAGgaaattgtttgataaaatgcgTGAGAGAGATGTTGTTACGTGGAATTCGATGATTGCTGGGTATGCACAAGCTGGGTTTTTTAAGGAATGCAAAGAGTTATATAGAGAAATGGTAGCGCTCCCCGGGGTTAAGCCTAATGCAGTTACGGTGCTTAGTGTCTTACAAGCGTGCATGCAGTCGCAGGATCTTGTTTTTGGGATGGAAGTTCATAGGTATATAGTTGACAATAAGGTTGAATTGGATGTTTTGGTCTGTAATGCATTGATTGGATTGTATGCGAAGTGTGGGAGTTTGGATTATGCAAGGGAGTTGTTCGATGAGATGAGTGAGAAAGATGAGGTGACTTACGGCGCGATTATATCAGGTTATATGGCCCATGGTGTTGTTGATAAAGGGATGGAGCTTTTTAGGGAAATGAAAAGTCGAGTATTGAGTACGTGGAATGCAGTGATTTCCGGTTTGGTGCAAAATAACCGGCACGAAGGGGTTGTCGATCTGGTAAGAGAAATGCAGGGGTTTGGTTTTAGGCCTAATGCTGTAACACTTTCAAGCGTACTTCCTACTCTATCGTATTTTTCGAATTTGAAAGGAGGGAAAGAGATACATGGTTATGCAGTTAAAAATGGTTATGACAGGAATATATATGTTGCGACTGCAATTATTGATACTTATGCAAAGCTGGGATATCTTTTTGGGGCTCAGTATGTTTTTGATCAATCAAAAGAGAGGAGCTTGATTATTTGGACTGCAATAATCGCTGCACATGCTGCCCATGGTGATGCTAATTCAGCTCTTACTTTTTTTGATGAGATGTTGAGTAATGGAATACAGCCAGACCATGTAACATTCACTGCAGTGTTAGCTGCATGTGCTCATTGTGGAATGGTGGATAAAGCTTGGGAGATTTTCAATTCCATGTCTAAGAAATATGGCATTCAGCCTTTAGGAGAGCATTATGCTTGCATGGTTGGTGTTCTGGGCAGGGCTGGCAGGCTCTCTCAGGCGACAGAATTTATTTCTACTATGCCAATTGAACCAAATGCAAAAGTTTGGGGTGCATTGCTCCATGGAGCTTCACTTTGTGTTGATGTTGAACTTGGGAAGCTTGCCTGTGATCATTTGTTTGAAATTGAACCAGAAAATACTGGCAATTATGCCATCATGGCAAATTTATATTCTCAGGCTGGGAAATGGAAAGAGGCTGATGAGGTCAGAGAAAGAATGGTTCAATGTGGTGTGAAGAAGATCCCAGGCAGTAGTTGGATAGAGACTAGTAATGGGTTATAA
- the LOC118030608 gene encoding E3 ubiquitin-protein ligase SGR9, amyloplastic, which yields MEEETIITAALSTLASPQLTDLTSSILSLTLHHHSRLSSLLCSPSLFSLALHHLHSLSLAHKTLLVAKYLLSSLHHLTRHFHPPTLIPPHPTTTIKHRDLDAALLLIFLCDVHQESPEILKTPRTGWREGLRKHYSKTVLRRSSVGVHYGGVLLPYVEMVIRCWRFVGVMAGCAVKEGREVAAAPAAVVALPAVEVRGGGGECVICREKMGGGRDVCELPCEHLFHWMCILPWLKKTNTCPCCRFQLPTEDVFCEIERLWSALIKIGDGALSGNARDGC from the coding sequence ATGGAAGAAGAAACTATCATCACGGCAGCACTCTCCACCCTTGCTTCTCCCCAGCTTACAGATCTCACCAGCTCCATCCTCTCGCTTACCCTCCACCATCACAGCCGCCTCTCCTCCCTCCTTTGCTCTCCCTCCCTTTTCTCCCTCGCCCTTCACCATCTCCACTCCCTCTCCCTCGCTCACAAAACCCTTCTCGTTGCCAAATACCTCCTCTCATCCCTCCACCACCTCACACGTCACTTCCATCCACCAACACTTATTCCACCAcaccccaccaccaccatcaaacACCGCGATCTCGACGCCGCATTGCTTCTCATTTTCCTTTGTGATGTACATCAAGAAAGCCCCGAAATACTTAAAACACCACGCACTGGATGGCGTGAGGGTTTGAGGAAGCATTACTCTAAAACTGTATTAAGGCGATCAAGCGTTGGGGTGCATTATGGTGGTGTCCTCTTACCATACGTTGAGATGGTCATAAGGTGTTGGAGGTTTGTTGGTGTAATGGCTGGCTGTGCAGTGAAGGAGGGGAGGGAGGTGGCAGCAGCACCGGCAGCAGTGGTGGCGCTTCCGGCAGTGGAGGTgagaggaggtggtggtgagtGTGTAATATGCAGGGAAAAGATGGGTGGAGGTAGAGATGTGTGTGAATTGCCATGTGAACACTTGTTTCATTGGATGTGCATTTTGCCATGGCTAAAGAAGACGAATACTTGCCCATGTTGCAGGTTCCAGCTTCCCACCGAAGATGTGTTCTGTGAGATCGAACGGCTGTGGAGTGCTCTAATCAAGATTGGTGATGGGGCCCTTAGTGGGAACGCGCGTGATGGGTGTTGA
- the LOC118030606 gene encoding uncharacterized protein — MTAPGKEEKGWSESKKMEGRDSLRTLECLRGRLLAERQASKIAKEEAELMGNKLIELENKIREETKLRKKAEMKHKLLMKKLESLKISPALEGSEKSSSSDTSGFSSTSSSSTSGHRDPEEFESKPQSIIQALSQDMKDNGSETTTSNQKACIVLDSIEDSTGTQDTQNSNSEHNLKDYSLDKSSHESMACSQDSKADDQSSSSIEASVVEMETNAGTESDNEDYVDNSLALVPMSLPASTKKKELKIVNRSVIEVLDALRHAREQIQSSMESRHMIRVGPS; from the exons ATGACAGCACCTGGCAAGGAAGAGAAAGGATGGAG TGAAAGCAAGAAAATGGAAGGACGGGATAGTTTGAGGACTCTAGAATGCCTGAGAGGAAGATTGCTTGCAGAGAGACAAGCTTCAAAGATTGCTAAAGAGGAGGCAGAACTCATGGGCAACAAG TTAATAGAGCTAGAGAACAAAATCAGAGAAGAAaccaaattaaggaaaaaagcCGAGATGAAGCATAAACTCTTGATGAAGAAGCTCGAATCTTTGAAAATCTCACCTGCATTAGAGGGATCAGAGAAGTCCAGTTCATCTGACACTAGTGGATTTTCTAGCACATCATCCTCAAGTACTTCAGGCCACAGAGACCCTGAAGAATTTGAATCCAAGCCCCAAAGCATAATCCAAGCACTCTCACAGGATATGAAAGACAATGGCTCCGAAACAACTACATCCAATCAAAAGGCGtgtattgttttggattccatTGAAGACAGTACTGGCACTCAAGatactcaaaattcaaattctgAACATAACCTCAAAGACTATTCCTTGGATAAATCTAGCCATGAATCCATGGCATGTTCCCAAGATTCAAAGGCTGATGACCAAAG CTCTTCGAGCATCGAAGCTTCAGTGGTGGAGATGGAGACAAATGCAGGAACTGAGAGCGATAACGAGGACTATGTGGATAATTCTTTGGCATTAGTCCCAATGAGTTTGCCAGCATCTACCAAGAAAAAGGAGTTGAAGATAGTTAATAGAAGTGTTATTGAAGTTCTTGATGCTCTAAGGCATGCCAGGGAGCAGATACAAAGCTCAATGGAGAGCAGACACATGATTAGAGTTGGCCCATCTTGA
- the LOC118030590 gene encoding uncharacterized protein, with the protein MAPKVKGKATASQQPPPPIEDLFTNLNRHIERSEFEQAVKVADQVLSVAPNDEDAIRCKVVALIKCDSIDKALSTIHSAQRQNLPFDFSYFKAYCLYRQNKLDEALESLKGLERTSETMLLESQILFRLGKMDACVDVYQKLQKSKIDTLEINLVAGLILAGKSSQVQGMMEANRIKASSSFELAYNTACSLIERNKYTDAEQLLLTARRVGQEALMDDNLAEDDIEIELAPIAVQLAYVQQLLGRSPEAMEAYTEIINRNLADESSFAVAVNNLIALKGSKDVSDSLRKLDRLKEQDAQAFQLARGLDKLSPKQKEAIYANRVLLLLHTNKMDQARELVAALPDMFADSVLPVLLQAAVFVRENKAAKAEEILGQFAEKFPDKSRVILLARAQVAAAAGHPQIAADSLSKIHDIQHMPATVATLVALKERAGDADGASTVLDSAIKWWSNAMTEDDKLNVIMQEAASFKVRHGKEEDAAHLYEELVRSRGSIEALAGLVNTVARVDVDKAEAYEKKLKPLPGLKGIDVDSLEKTSGAKHVEGASAAVTGAHEEGKKEKPKKKRKRKPRYPKGFDPANPGPPPDPERWLPKRERSSYRPKRKDKRAAQVRGSQGAVVREKHEAGATSTSSNTSNSKSSQATTSKVAAEHSKPSSKSSRKKSRN; encoded by the exons ATGGCTCCCAAAGTGAAAGGCAAAGCGACGGCATCGCAGCAGCCTCCCCCTCCAATTGAAGATCTATTCACTAACCTCAATCGACACATCGAGCGATCTGAGTTCGAGCAAGCCGTCAAAGTCGCCGATCAAG TTCTGTCAGTAGCTCCAAACGATGAAGACGCAATTCGATGCAAAGTAGTGGCTCTGATAAAGTGTGATAGCATTGACAAAGCTCTTTCGACTATCCACTCTGCTCAAAGGCAAAACCTTCCTTTTGATTTCTCTTACTTCAAG GCATACTGCTTATACCGACAAAACAAGTTGGATGAAGCATTGGAGTCGTTGAAAGGTCTTGAGAGAACTTCGGAAACAATGTTGCTAGAATCTCAGATTCTGTTTCGTCTAGGAAAAATGGATGCTTGTGTTGATGTCTATCAGAAGCTTCAAAAATCAAAGATTGATACTTTAGAAATAAATCTTGTTGCTGGGTTGATTTTGGCTGGGAAGTCTTCTCAAGTTCAGGGAATGATGGAGGCAAACCGGATTAAAGCTTCTAGCAGTTTTGAGTTGGCATACAACACCGCTTGTTCTTTGATTGAGAGGAATAAATACACTGATGCAGAACAGCTTTTGCTGACAGCCCGAAG AGTTGGTCAAGAAGCACTGATGGATGACAATTTGGCTGAGGATGATATAGAGATTGAATTGGCTCCAATAGCTGTGCAGTTGGCATATGTTCAACAA CTCTTAGGACGTTCACCAGAGGCCATGGAAGCTTACACAGAAATCATTAATCGAAATTTGGCAGATGAATCATCCTTTGCAGTTGCTGTGAACAATCTTATTGCTTTGAAAGGTTCAAAAGATGTTTCCGATAGCCTGAGAAAACTCGATCggctaaaagaacaagatgcacAGGCTTTTCAGCTTGCTCGTGGACTTGACAAACTTTctccaaaacaaaaggaagcaaTATATGCAAACCGAGTGCTTTTGCTTCTCCACACGAATAAGATGGATCAG GCACGAGAACTTGTCGCTGCTCTGCCAGACATGTTTGCTGACAGTGTACTGCCAGTGTTGCTTCAAGCTGCGGTCTTTGTCAGAGAGAACAAGGCTGCTAAAGCTGAAGAAATACTTGGCCAGTTTGCTGAGAAGTTCCCTGACAAGTCTAGGGTCATTCTTCTTGCAAGGGCGcaagttgctgctgctgctggccATCCCCAAATTGCAGCCGACTCCCTGTCTAAGATACATGATATTCAGCACATGCCTGCTACTGTTGCTACTCTAGTTGCTCTTAAAGAGCGTGCTGGAGATGCTGATGGTGCATCCACTGTGCTTGACTCTGCAATCAAATGGTGGTCAAATGCCATGACTGAGGATGACAAGCTGAATGTTATAATGCAAGAGGCTGCTTCATTCAAGGTCAGGCATGGCAAGGAGGAAGATGCTGCCCACCTATATGAGGAGCTTGTCAGAAGCCGGGGGAGCATAGAGGCTTTGGCTGGGCTGGTGAATACAGTTGCCCGGGTGGATGTTGACAAGGCAGAAGCCTATGAGAAGAAGCTGAAACCATTGCCAGGTCTGAAGGGGATTGATGTGGATAGTTTGGAGAAGACTTCTGGAGCTAAGCACGTAGAAGGTGCGTCTGCTGCTGTTACTGGAGCACATGAGGAGGGTAAGAAGGAGAagccaaagaaaaagagaaagagaaagccAAGGTATCCGAAAGGGTTTGATCCTGCTAATCCAGGCCCTCCTCCAGATCCAGAAAGGTGGCTCCCCAAGAGAGAGAGATCGAGTTACAGGCCCAAGAGAAAGGATAAGAGGGCAGCTCAGGTGAGAGGTTCTCAAGGAGCTGTAGTGAGAGAAAAACATGAAGCTGGTGCTACCTCTACTAGTTCcaacacatcaaattcaaaatcaagccAAGCTACCACTTCCAAAGTAGCTGCAGAACACTCCAAGCCATCATCAAAGTCATCAAGAAAGAAGTCAAGGAATTAA
- the LOC118030603 gene encoding uncharacterized protein: protein MLKKQATLRFFTTNTRALIMASLARNDPFLKGFHSLPPQSPTRPRSSLLFRNVNVSFDNSGSPGFRIDRGGGALMLKGCCSDSSRDQKARAFAPNKQLVRDFEARLEDRSTSINGRFVNDHGLCGKLPRFPDFPLTEKIVVAVDVDEVLGNFVSALNRFIADRYSLNHSVSEYHVYEFFRIWNCSRDEADFRVHEFFKTPYFKTGIYPIPGAQKALHKLSRLCKLSVVTSRQNVIKDHTVKWLEKYYPGVFHEIHFGNHFALDGESKSKSEICRSLGAKVLIDDNPRYAIECAEVGIKVLLFDYENSYPWCKTDSVNQNPLVTKVHDWDQVEQQLVSWMGS, encoded by the exons ATGTTAAAAAAGCAAGCAACTTTGCGTTTTTTCACCACCAATACAAGAGCTCTAATCATGGCTTCTTTAGCCCGTAATGATCCATTCCTTAAAGGGTTTCATAGTTTACCTCCTCAATCACCAACAAGGCCTCGATCTTCATTGCTTTTTAGGAATGTTAATGTTTCGTTTGATAATTCCGGTAGCCCTGGTTTTAGGATCGATAGAGGTGGTGGCGCTTTGATGTTAAAGGGGTGTTGCTCTGATTCTTCGCGTGATCAGAAAGCACGCGCATTTGCACCAAACAAGCAGTTGGTGCGCGATTTTGAGGCTAGATTGGAAGATAGGAGTACTAGTATTAATGGTAGATTTGTTAACGATCATGGCTTATGCGGGAAGCTTCCCAGATTCCCTGACTTTCCTCTAActgaaaaaattgttgttgccgTCGATGTTGATGAGG TTCTGGGGAACTTTGTGTCAGCTTTGAACAGATTTATTGCTGATCGCTACTCTTTGAATCACTCAGTATCAGAGTATCATGTCTATGAGTTCTTCAGG aTATGGAACTGCTCTCGTGATGAAG CTGATTTTCGTGTCCATGAATTCTTCAAGACACCATATTTCAAGACTGGTATCTACCCAATCCCAGGTGCTCAGAAGGCGCTTCATAAGTTGTCAAGACTTTGTAAACTATCAGTTGTGAC GTCTCGGCAGAATGTCATCAAGGATCACACAGTCAAGTGGCTAGAGAAGTACTATCCAGGAGTCTTTCATGAGATTCACTTTGGAAACCACTTTGCTCTTGATGGAGAGTCTAAATCAAAGTCAGAAATATGCAG GTCCTTAGGTGCAAAGGTTCTGATTGATGATAACCCAAGATATGCCATTGAGTGTGCTGAAGTTGGAATCAAGGTTCTACTTTTTGACTATGAGAACTCTTATCCATGGTGCAAGACAGATTCGGTTAATCAGAACCCCCTGGTCACAAAAGTTCATGACTGGGATCAAGTAGAGCAACAATTGGTTTCATGGATGGGGTCGTAG